Sequence from the Gloeocapsopsis dulcis genome:
AAGAATTTAGAGCATTGGCAGCGTTATGGATACGGGCTATGGATGTTTCGCGACACCGACGGTAATTTTGTTGGTCGTGGTGGCTTACGCAAGATTTATATAGATGGTAACGATGAGATCGAACTCGCTTACGCACTAATGCCAGCCTACTGGGGCAAAGGGTTAGCAACAGAGATGGCAAAGGCAATTTTAAAAGTGGGTTTCGAGTATCTCGATATAGCAGAAGTCGTTTGCTTCACTCTAACAATAAATCAAGCATCACAACGAGTAATGCAAAAAGTCGGATTCCAATACAAACGTGATATTATTCATGCCAACCTACCTCACGTGCTGTATCGCCTGACCTGCATTGATTGGCAAAGATGCAGATAATCTAGGTTAACGAAATAGTTGTTGCAAATTATGGTTTACCTAAGATAAAACTTGTTTTTTAGATAGTGGTTACTTAAAACAATGAAATAATCCAGGCAGCAGCAATGCTGATGAGAATCGTCAATTCCAGTACTATCAAAATAGACGCGGATGGGAACCAGTTTGACCAAGAACCCTGTTGAAAACTTAACCACCATTGCGCAAGATGGACAGACCAAAGCTTAGGACTATCG
This genomic interval carries:
- a CDS encoding GNAT family N-acetyltransferase produces the protein MDKRHQEKFSSDRLTASPLCAADFSILCQMHQDPNVMATLNGIRSHEQTKQYLHKNLEHWQRYGYGLWMFRDTDGNFVGRGGLRKIYIDGNDEIELAYALMPAYWGKGLATEMAKAILKVGFEYLDIAEVVCFTLTINQASQRVMQKVGFQYKRDIIHANLPHVLYRLTCIDWQRCR